The following coding sequences are from one Alosa alosa isolate M-15738 ecotype Scorff River chromosome 13, AALO_Geno_1.1, whole genome shotgun sequence window:
- the si:ch211-225p5.8 gene encoding sodium channel subunit beta-1 isoform X1 produces MARLKVSLLGFLMLLLHAAPHAEAGCAEVDSMTEAVAGESFLLGCISCKKREEVDASTYVDWFFRPIEEEGFVQIFHYENPFPTILHEDFEGRLEWHGTKGTRDVQIGAIFIHNVTFNDTGTFRCTMERTLFLPYGEEHVTIIKDVELSVVAVANRELTAVIAEIMMYVVIVVLQLWMILVLIYCYKKIYAEAEAREARRALKAQNKGLDAKDTCDGVHLE; encoded by the exons ATGGCACGTTTAAAGGTATCACTTTTGGGATTTCTCATGCTTCTACTTCACG CAGCGCCCCACGCAGAGGCAGGATGTGCTGAAGTGGACTCCATGACGGAGGCAGTGGCCGGGGAAAGCTTCCTGCTGGGCTGCATCTCCTGTAAGAAAAGGGAGGAAGTGGACGCGTCCACCTATGTCGACTGGTTCTTCAGGCCCATTGAAGAGGAGGGTTTTGTTCAA ATTTTCCACTATGAGAATCCCTTTCCTACCATTCTGCATGAGGACTTTGAAGGCCGTCTAGAATGGCACGGCACCAAAGGAACAAGAGATGTCCAGATAGGTGCCATTTTCATTCACAATGTCACCTTCAACGACACAGGAACTTTCCGCTGCACCATGGAGCgcactctcttcctcccttatGGTGAAGAGCATGTCACCATCATTAAGGACGTGGAGCTGTCTGTTGTGGCTGTAG CCAATCGGGAGCTGACGGCGGTGATCGCGGAGATCATGATGTATGTGGTCATTGTGGTTCTGCAGCTGTGGATGATCTTGGTGCTGATCTACTGCTATAAGAAGATCTACGCAGAGGCCGAGGCCAGAGAGGCCCGCAGAGCACTGAAGGCTCAGAACAa AGGTTTGGATGCAAAAGATACGTGTGATGGGGTACATTTGGAGTAA
- the si:ch211-225p5.8 gene encoding sodium channel subunit beta-1 isoform X2: MARLKVSLLGFLMLLLHAPHAEAGCAEVDSMTEAVAGESFLLGCISCKKREEVDASTYVDWFFRPIEEEGFVQIFHYENPFPTILHEDFEGRLEWHGTKGTRDVQIGAIFIHNVTFNDTGTFRCTMERTLFLPYGEEHVTIIKDVELSVVAVANRELTAVIAEIMMYVVIVVLQLWMILVLIYCYKKIYAEAEAREARRALKAQNKGLDAKDTCDGVHLE; this comes from the exons ATGGCACGTTTAAAGGTATCACTTTTGGGATTTCTCATGCTTCTACTTCACG CGCCCCACGCAGAGGCAGGATGTGCTGAAGTGGACTCCATGACGGAGGCAGTGGCCGGGGAAAGCTTCCTGCTGGGCTGCATCTCCTGTAAGAAAAGGGAGGAAGTGGACGCGTCCACCTATGTCGACTGGTTCTTCAGGCCCATTGAAGAGGAGGGTTTTGTTCAA ATTTTCCACTATGAGAATCCCTTTCCTACCATTCTGCATGAGGACTTTGAAGGCCGTCTAGAATGGCACGGCACCAAAGGAACAAGAGATGTCCAGATAGGTGCCATTTTCATTCACAATGTCACCTTCAACGACACAGGAACTTTCCGCTGCACCATGGAGCgcactctcttcctcccttatGGTGAAGAGCATGTCACCATCATTAAGGACGTGGAGCTGTCTGTTGTGGCTGTAG CCAATCGGGAGCTGACGGCGGTGATCGCGGAGATCATGATGTATGTGGTCATTGTGGTTCTGCAGCTGTGGATGATCTTGGTGCTGATCTACTGCTATAAGAAGATCTACGCAGAGGCCGAGGCCAGAGAGGCCCGCAGAGCACTGAAGGCTCAGAACAa AGGTTTGGATGCAAAAGATACGTGTGATGGGGTACATTTGGAGTAA
- the pycard gene encoding apoptosis-associated speck-like protein containing a CARD, translating into MSDKTIKFWIIDALENLSAKDLKKFKVMLCDREEEPRVTRRAVEDADEMDLADLLVKMCTESKAAQVTIDTFKKLGFNNEATMLASKVSSGDGNSAGSKYMTAGQHFIDKHRISLIERITAVDPILDRLLMKKVITQENYSDIRCLNTSYKKMRELFEMGSIRSSVKGKDCLYEVLMESEPFVMEELRERS; encoded by the exons ATGTCAGACAAGACAATCAAATTTTGGATTATTGATGCTTTGGAAAATCTGTCAGCCAAAGATTTAAAGAAGTTCAAAGTAATGTTATGCGATCGGGAGGAGGAACCGCGCGTTACCAGGCGTGCTGTCGAAGATGCAGATGAGATGGACTTGGCCGATCTtttggtgaaaatgtgtacagAATCGAAGGCAGCGCAAGTAACTATtgacacttttaaaaagcttggaTTTAACAATGAAGCTACAATGCTTGCCTCCAAAG TTTCGAGTGGAGATGGCAACTCTGCAGGTTCAAAATACATGACCGCAG GTCAGCACTTCATCGACAAGCATCGTATCTCGCTGATCGAGAGAATCACCGCGGTGGACCCCATCTTGGATCGCCTGCTGATGAAAAAAGTCATCACCCAGGAGAACTACAGCGACATCCGCTGCCTGAACACCAGTTACAAGAAGATGAGGGAGCTGTTTGAAATGGGAAGTATTCGCAGCAGTGTGAAGGGCAAGGACTGCCTGTATGAGGTGCTGATGGAGTCGGAGCCCTTCGTCATGGAGGAGCTCAGGGAGAGATCCTAA